TCCATTAATCAAAAACACTCCAATTTGCCCCGGTTCGAGTGTGTTGGGATAGACAGAAATAATATTTAATTTATTTGCTCTGCTGTCAATTGCTTCTAAATTATTTTCTTCCCAGATAGATTGTCCAGTGTTTTTAATAAAAAACACTCCTCTGTATTTTGTCCCGGCAACTGCAATTTTAGGAAGGATTCCTGTTATAATGTCGGCACTTTCAATTTGAATTGGTTTCCCCGCATTTTTTTTGAGGTTTAAAACGTTATTATAAAAATCATAAAATTGTCCAGCAGAATTTACCCAGGAAAAATTATCAAATGGAGAGCCAACATATTTATATATAAAAGGAGTAATTGCAACAATTCTTGGATCATTCCATACATTATTAAAAGCAGTTTCGTATTTTGTCCCGAGGTTTGTTGTCAAATTATTTGGATCGTGTGTCCATCCGGTTTCCGTGATAAAAACGGGAAGAGTTTTGGTAATTCCCAGGAATTTTAATTCGTTTAATTCCCAGTCAAAAGTTGCTACAGTTCCCTTTCCTGTTGCAGTTGCATCTCCCGAAAAATTTGGATTTGGATAAGAATGCGAAGCAAGACCGTCAATATTATCAAAAATATCAGGATCTTTATTTATCATTTGCATCAAAAATAAATCCTCAGACATACTTGTTTTTGTGTTTGTTGCAGAAGCATCCATTCCCGCAGCCATAATAAAAAAATCTGGATTACTTTCCTTTAATTTGCTTGCAAATTCTTTTAGATAATCAGCATACCCTGCCGGGTCAATTTGCCCACCCCACTCTTCTGCATGATTTGGCTCGTTACCAACAATTACATAACGGTTTTTAACTACCCAATTTAATGAATTAAGAAAAGTTACCCATCCACCAATCTCATCAACGCTAGGGCGTTCCCATGTGTTATTTCCAATACCAACTGGTTGTGTTGCAATTCTAACAATTGGAATAAGATGAAGCCTCCTCATTTGATCAAAAACATTTTGCCATCTTTGCGGATCACGCTCTCCTTTTTGAATTACAAAAGTTACGTATCCCCAATCTCCCCCGTTTGAATTAACGAGTTTTGCTACATCTTGCAAATCGCTTGTATCAGCTACATGGATGCCAAAATGGTTATTGGCAACCGCAGTTGGATTATAGATTGCAAAAGCTCTTGCAGGAACTATTAAACCATATACAATTAAGCTCAAGAGTAAGATTAATACTTTTTTCATTATCTAATTATTATATATGACAAAGAAGATAACTAACTATGAACTTTGGCCAGATATAGTCAGAGTTGTTGCTATTCTTGCGGTTGTTGCAATACATACTTTTAATTCTGTCTATCAGCGCCCTGATTTCTTTGGCGGAATTTCTTGGTGGTTTTCAATTCTAGTTGATTCATTTTCGCGAATCTGTATTCCTCTTTTTATAATGCTAAGTGGCTATTTCATGCTCAAACGTGATGAAAGGTTTAGCCGTTTATTAAAAAGGATTTTTAATCGTCTTTTTGTTCCGCTTGTTTTCTGGACAATTCTTGTTTATGCCCTAAGTACTCCAAACGCTATAAAAGATATTTTACAGCCATCTTTTTATTTAAGATTCTTCTCAGGAAATGTTTATTATTTTTATTTTCTAGTTATTTTAATTGGATTATATTTTATCGTCCCTCTTTTTAGAAATTTTATAAAAACAAATGAAACAAAAACCTTAACTCTTATGTCTGTAAGTTTTCTTACTGTTGGTGTTGTAGAAACAGCAGAAGAATATTTCATAAGAAACTGTGCTGTCGAAAATTCTTTTACAAAGTGGGTTCCATACGCAGGTTTATTTTTATTTGGATATCTGATTGGTACAAATAAAATTAAGTTTAAAAATTTTAAAGCAGCTAATATTGTTTACGTTATTGGTTTATTATTAACCTTGGTTTTAAATTTTTTTTATTTTAAAGCAAACGCTGCAAATCCTTCATCAAACGAATTTTATCAAGGATGTCTATCTCAATATTCAGATTATTATCTGAGTTTTAATGTTGTATTAATGTCAATCCCTGCTTTTTATCTACTTTCTAAATTTAATTATTCATTCATAAAAAACAATTTCGTTAAAAAAATTATTTATCAAATTGCAAGATGCTCGTTTGGAATTTATTTAACTCACCTTTTTATAGTGACAATTTGGGATTATGAGCTTGGATTGACAGTTGATAATATTCATATTCCTTTATGGAGTTATGTGATTGTAAAATGGCTTGTAGTCTTTATTGTTTCTTTTGCCTTTACTTATTTTATAGACAAAATCCCGTACGTTAAAAAATTAATTGGAAGTGAATAAGTTAGTGCCGAAGAGAGGATTTGAACCTCCACTCCCTTACGGGAACACGGCTCTGAACCGTGCGCGTCTGCCATTTCGCCACTTCGGCTTATGTGAGCTTAAGTATATCAAATTTGATATAATATCAATGTCTATTGTAAGCTCCCATAGCTCAATGGATAGAGCAACTCCCTTCTAAGGAGAAGATGACAGTCCGATTCCGTCTGGGAGCACAGGAAAATATATGCGGGAGTGCTGAAATTGGTATACAGGCACGCCTAAGGAGCGTGTGGAGCAATCCATGCAGGTTCAAGTCCTGTCTCCCGCACAAAGGGCGGTTAGCTCAGTTGGTAGAGCGCTCGGTTTACATCCTCGAAGTGTTGTGCTAGTATAGAGATGTAAAGGGGGCTCTTGAAGCTAAAAGCGGCCAAAATAAGCTCGTTTAGCTCAGTTGGTAGAGCATTCGCTTTACATGCGAAGGGTCCAAGGTTCGAGTCCTTGAACGAGCACACTTCGGAGATTAGCTGCTTCAAATATTAATATTAAAAAACACATGAGTATTAGGATTAACGTCTTGTACTCATATGCTAAAAAAAGAATTAGAAGAAAATATAAACAAATATTTTAAGTATAAAGATAGAAGTTGGAAACCAAAAACCCATAAAAATAATCAAGATTGGGCAAAAAACTTGCTAGATTTTATTGAAGATAAACCCTTTAATCGCGATACGGCAGAAGATTATTTCTTGAATTTAAGACAAAAAGGCAAAGCGGAATCATCGCGTCGTCAGGCCGAAACATTTGTCAAAAAGATTGTCAGATGGATGTTCAATGAAGGGATTTTAGAAAAAGACTGGGCAGCAGGAATGGCAAGAACTCCCGTAAATAGAAAACTTCGCATACTTCCCTCTCAAGCTGAGATGCTTAAATTAATAGATAAGGTTACAGAACCAGGACTTTACGACAATCGCCAGCACAGGTTTTCTAAGAAAGAACATCGTGCTTGTCTCAAATTCATTCTCGTTGCCTGCGGTGGCAGAAATTACGAAACACGAAATATCCTATTAAGCGATGTTTCCTTGAGCGGTAGACAAGTGCAAATTCGACAAGGTAAAACAGGCCCGAGAATGGTAAGTATTCCTGAAGTCCCCTGGTTAATTAAAGATCTAGAAGAAAGACTGCAAGGAAAAAATCCAGAAGAACTAGAAATATTAAATGATAAAGGTCATTACAAAGAAGATTATTCTCAACGACTGTTTGTAGTTGGTGAAAAGAGACTAGAAGCTATTATGCGTCAGGCGGGAAAGCTTTGGGGTCACCCATTGCAAGTCCACGATTTACGTAGAATTTTTGCAAGGGATTTAAAAAATAATGGAGCTGAAGATTCAGATATTAAAGATGCAATGGGCCACGCCAATCTTGAAACGACTCTGAAATATTTGGAGTTCAATACTGCAACTCAACAAAGAACCTTAAGACGATATAGCAGTGAGTCTAGAAAATATAGAGACAGGGGTCTAAAAATAAAAGAGATTTACGAGCGAATTAGCGATATTGGAAAAATAATCGCTAGCGAAGATGATGGTAAAAAATTAATAAAATTAACAATTGAAGTGTAAATGCACAACCAACTCAAGCCTATTTTTCTTCTCTTGTTAAATTCCACACAAAAAAAGAAACAAAAGAAACAATAAAACAAATGATACCAAAGGTATCTTCTCTGATCCATGGAGTAAGATGTGTCAATTGCCAACTTAGTGTTTGAGGGTGTACCCATGCATTAATAGCTATATAAATCCAGCCAGTAAAACCAAAGACGAATAAGGTAAAAGAAATTGCTTTTACAATCTTTGTTATTTTATTCATAAGTATCAATTTCTTATTTCAACTAGAAAAACTAAAGTTGTTAAAGATTAACTTAAATCTCCGGAAAGGTCTTTTGAAGACACCCTCTCTATTTACATGTTTGGAGCTGGTAATATACTCTTTATATTGTTTGTCTACAATTGCTATAGCATTTTTCGCTCGAGAGCGATATGTAGGAATTACCTTTATAAGTTTTTCCCTATATATAACGCGTTCTTCGACAAGTTTATCTACCATAGATGATAATTTTGCTAAATTAACATCTTCTATTTTTATCACCCATTTACTTAATCCTAAATCTTTCATAATTCCTCTTGTTTTATGCTCGTATTCAATAGCAATAGCTGGAACATAAGATGTAAGTGAAAAAATAACTGAATGGAATCTCGTTCCGATGACCAAGTCTAACTGCCCATATATGGTTTTTATATCGTAGTGGTTAAGCTTGTCGTTAATTACGTATACATCCTTTTTATTTCTGATATACGAAAAAATTCGATTATGGACAATTCGATCATCGTCTCCGTTATATTCAGCAGTTACTTGTGGAATAAGAATAACAGCCGCTCTATATTTAGTAAAAATATACTCAATAGTTCTGGCAAGAGCCAGTTCATATTTCTCTTGCAGTTCGGATTTAAAATATTTTTTAGCTGTTACACCAATGATAAATTGATATCTTTTTTGATTTAGTACTTTATCTAAATTATAAAAATTTCCTTTACCTTCAAAGGCAAATCCAGAATCTACCGAACGGTATAGTTTTTTAACTCTACCCCTCAATATATTATGAGAAATATTTTCACGAACAATGACTGCTTGAGAGAATGAATTCAATACTTTTGATACAAGATAACTTTCAAATCTATTAGAAAAAGGTCCAACTGACTGAGTATATAAGACATTAGGTTTTCTTAAAACATTTCCTATGATCAAAGGATGTAAAATTAAACAGATATACAGTAAGCTGCCGATCCCTTTATTTTGGCCACGTAAATATCCACCTCCCACTGGAATAATCAAATCTGCCTTTGAGTAATATAAACACAGACGCTGGATTCCTTTAGGTATTGGTATAGAAAATTTGGTGTATCTATAAACCACTGCCCATAAAAACGTGACCATCATAACATATACTGAATACAAAAAAGTTAAATGACGACTTTTAAAACGATTCATCGCGTAAAACATAAACGAACTATAAACATTAATACCATCAAACCTTTCATTTTGTTTCACAACATCAGAGGCAACTATGGAAATTGCAGGATTTCCAAATTTTCGCTTAAGATCATTTATTAATACACTTAGTAACGCAGCATCCCCATTATTATTTTTCGAATAGAAGTGTGTTATTAAGATATTTTTAGGAGAAGCAGCTGGTTGACGAACAATATTTATTCGTAACACCATAAATATAATACCGATAAAAATAGAAATTAACGTTCCCAAGAACCACGCAAAACCCACACCAATAAGCCCGTACACACTTATCAAGAAGTAACTTAACGATAAAATGGAAACAACATATGTAGCAGACATAAATAATAAGGCCTTTAGATTTTTAGTATGTTTAAAGATAAAACCAAGGAAAGAATAGATTGCCACAATAAAACCGGCTAAACACATAATTCGTAAAAGAGTACTAGCTTCTCTAGAATAATTTCCTCCAAAAAGTAATAATAATGCAGGACAAAACAAAACAACAAGAGCTATAACTGGAGTCATGATTCCAGTTATTATTTTTATTCCTCGTGTTGCAATTGACAGAAATAACTCTTCGCTACCGGAAGATTCCGCAAGAAGTACTTGATTTGTTGTATAAGCAATCGTATATAACAGATTTGCAATCGAAAAGGAGACATAATAGTATGCTGCTGAGGTTGCACCAAGAGTATTAACAACGATTAACGGCAACAGAGAAGCAGGTAATAAATTCAACAACTGTGATATATAAGCTACTAATCCGAATCGATAATTTTTCTTTAAGGATTGAATATCAAATTGTAGCGAAGGTTTGTAGTGCAATACACGTATAATCAAAAATACACTTAAAACAACGTTGAAAATTTGACTAAGACCAACAATTGAAAAGATAGTAATAGTTCCTGATGTGTTAAAAAACATCGCAAGTATCAGCTTAAATATCCCTGATAGTAATTCAATTAATAAGATTAACGAAGTATGATGGTGTGAAATGAGTATCGAATTAGTTAAGATATTCCATGACATAAAAATAGTAAAGAGTACGAATAACAAAGGATACCAGTTCCCCTGAAATATGATTTGGAGAGTAGGAGATAGAATCGGCAAAAAAATTAAAAAAATACTTGAAACAATAAATGAAACAATGCCTGTCACAATAACACCATTATTAATTTGTATATTTTTATCTTCAGTTTTTGATAAAAAACGTAAAAAAATTGTATCGAAACCTGCGAGTCCTATTAAAGATAAAATTGTTGCAACCGAAAGCAGCGTTGTTGCAAAACCTACAGATTGTGTAGAATAAGATCTAGCAATAATAGTCCAAAATATAAATCCGAATCCAGCCGTTACTCCTGATGCAACCATTAGACTCAAAGAATTAAACAAAAGTTTGTTTTTTACGATAGACAGACAAAAGGAGCTAACCCTTTGGATATATTTGATGTTAATTATTTTTTTCATAATCCTAAATAAATACGACTTTTACCATTGTTATAAATAAGATTGCGATTTAATGTTATTGAAGTATCTATATATTCAGTAAAATCACCAATCTGAAAGGTTCTAAATATACCCTTAGTTGTATTTGTATAGCCCAAATAAATATATGCTAGTGACATTTGTTGTCTTGTCTCGTTATCAGAATAGAGTAACCCAGTTTTGCGGGGATAATTTATAATTGATAAGTCAGAAATAACATCATGGAAAACTGGTAAACTTTTATCCATATTCTCTGCAAGCCAGTTAGTGCTTAACAGATCACTTTCGTGGGTATAAAAATAATCATAATAGACTCCAGCGTTGTTAAGTGCTAACAAAGGTTTATAGCCACCTGTTAGTTGTGGAACAAAGCCTGAAGAATGTAAAAATAAAACGACAAACAAAACCGCAACTACTATTTGCTTATATCGTCTAAACAGACCAAAAAGAAATTCTGTTGCAAAAATAATAGGCAAAGCAGTCAACACTAATGTTTGTTGGATCAGCCTTATAACGCTATAATCACTAGCCAACCGTGGAAATAATGTAAAAGTTACTAATAAGATAAGACCTGCAAAAATGATTGAAATATAATAACTACCCTCTTTATTTGCTGTTCTTCTCTGTTTAAAGAAATAAATAACAGTTCCAAGTATTATCAAAACTTGATATATCTTTGCTATAGCAGTATGTATACCGTAATTGAAAGATTTTACGTCAATTATTGAAGAAAGCTTTTGTCCTAAATATGTTAATGGCATATCAGATGGAGATGTATATTGGGCTGAAATACTTCGTGTTTTTACAAACTCTTCAAATTGACTCTTTAAATCGGTTACTGATCGTTCAATTAATCCATAACTAAGGAATCTGTCTTCTACAGACCTTTTGTATCTAAAATCATCTATGGTCTGAATAACCGCCGTTTCTAAATTTGATGCCGAAGCTGTGATTTGGGA
The Patescibacteria group bacterium genome window above contains:
- a CDS encoding acyltransferase family protein, which produces MTKKITNYELWPDIVRVVAILAVVAIHTFNSVYQRPDFFGGISWWFSILVDSFSRICIPLFIMLSGYFMLKRDERFSRLLKRIFNRLFVPLVFWTILVYALSTPNAIKDILQPSFYLRFFSGNVYYFYFLVILIGLYFIVPLFRNFIKTNETKTLTLMSVSFLTVGVVETAEEYFIRNCAVENSFTKWVPYAGLFLFGYLIGTNKIKFKNFKAANIVYVIGLLLTLVLNFFYFKANAANPSSNEFYQGCLSQYSDYYLSFNVVLMSIPAFYLLSKFNYSFIKNNFVKKIIYQIARCSFGIYLTHLFIVTIWDYELGLTVDNIHIPLWSYVIVKWLVVFIVSFAFTYFIDKIPYVKKLIGSE
- a CDS encoding site-specific integrase; protein product: MLKKELEENINKYFKYKDRSWKPKTHKNNQDWAKNLLDFIEDKPFNRDTAEDYFLNLRQKGKAESSRRQAETFVKKIVRWMFNEGILEKDWAAGMARTPVNRKLRILPSQAEMLKLIDKVTEPGLYDNRQHRFSKKEHRACLKFILVACGGRNYETRNILLSDVSLSGRQVQIRQGKTGPRMVSIPEVPWLIKDLEERLQGKNPEELEILNDKGHYKEDYSQRLFVVGEKRLEAIMRQAGKLWGHPLQVHDLRRIFARDLKNNGAEDSDIKDAMGHANLETTLKYLEFNTATQQRTLRRYSSESRKYRDRGLKIKEIYERISDIGKIIASEDDGKKLIKLTIEV
- a CDS encoding polysaccharide pyruvyl transferase family protein, translating into MKKIINIKYIQRVSSFCLSIVKNKLLFNSLSLMVASGVTAGFGFIFWTIIARSYSTQSVGFATTLLSVATILSLIGLAGFDTIFLRFLSKTEDKNIQINNGVIVTGIVSFIVSSIFLIFLPILSPTLQIIFQGNWYPLLFVLFTIFMSWNILTNSILISHHHTSLILLIELLSGIFKLILAMFFNTSGTITIFSIVGLSQIFNVVLSVFLIIRVLHYKPSLQFDIQSLKKNYRFGLVAYISQLLNLLPASLLPLIVVNTLGATSAAYYYVSFSIANLLYTIAYTTNQVLLAESSGSEELFLSIATRGIKIITGIMTPVIALVVLFCPALLLLFGGNYSREASTLLRIMCLAGFIVAIYSFLGFIFKHTKNLKALLFMSATYVVSILSLSYFLISVYGLIGVGFAWFLGTLISIFIGIIFMVLRINIVRQPAASPKNILITHFYSKNNNGDAALLSVLINDLKRKFGNPAISIVASDVVKQNERFDGINVYSSFMFYAMNRFKSRHLTFLYSVYVMMVTFLWAVVYRYTKFSIPIPKGIQRLCLYYSKADLIIPVGGGYLRGQNKGIGSLLYICLILHPLIIGNVLRKPNVLYTQSVGPFSNRFESYLVSKVLNSFSQAVIVRENISHNILRGRVKKLYRSVDSGFAFEGKGNFYNLDKVLNQKRYQFIIGVTAKKYFKSELQEKYELALARTIEYIFTKYRAAVILIPQVTAEYNGDDDRIVHNRIFSYIRNKKDVYVINDKLNHYDIKTIYGQLDLVIGTRFHSVIFSLTSYVPAIAIEYEHKTRGIMKDLGLSKWVIKIEDVNLAKLSSMVDKLVEERVIYREKLIKVIPTYRSRAKNAIAIVDKQYKEYITSSKHVNREGVFKRPFRRFKLIFNNFSFSS